The Lucilia cuprina isolate Lc7/37 chromosome 5, ASM2204524v1, whole genome shotgun sequence genome includes a window with the following:
- the LOC111686675 gene encoding dnaJ homolog subfamily C member 2, with protein MAEFVEIECSFLTARRKVQRVGNAYLNAKKKFHSEHIERSESEEKLFADEFVVDINYLKSLDPKEWKDQDHYAVLGLGKLRFEATDDDIRRAYRKMVLQHHPDKRKAKGEDVKTDEDYFTCITKAYETLGTPKTRRSFDSVDPEFDDSFPTQADIDNNFYKSFQKYFNLNSRWSEKKGVPSFGDENSVREDVERFYSFWYDFKSWREFSYLDEEDKEKGQDRDERRWIEKENKAARIKRKKEEMMRIRALVDLAYNNDKRIQKFKNEEKERKLAAKRAKMDAVQAQKAEHERAIREAQLAKERAEKAEQKRIEQIRIEKEQMKKALKKERKLLRDKAKESKYFGNNDKDVLKNMEGVEKICETFNISELQELNKKMVEKSARDSFFAALKQADLKIKADLDEINQLQNKNRTGPVKTENIVKEVKKAELWSNENVQLLIKAVNLFPAGTSQRWDVIASFINQHSSGNSNVSARDVLNKAKALQNSDFSKSSLKTQANASAYESFEKSKKDVVVSSDITVNSEVANTDSSSDTKENQTNGNNISNCSKSTTPGNANSMKSSKSSSAATAKTWTKEEQALLEQAIKTYPISTPDRWDRIAECIPNRTKKDCLRRVKELVELVNSKKEAQQAVK; from the exons ATGGCTGAATTTGTAGAAATTGAATGTAGTTTTTTAACAGCCAGAAGAAAAGTCCAAAGAGTTGGTAATGcgtatttaaatgcaaaaaagaaatttcattcTGAGCACATTGAGCGCAGTGAATCTGAAGAAAAACTATTTGCGGATGAGTTCGTGGtagatataaattatttaaaatcgttgGATCCGAAGGAATGGAAAGATCAAGATCATTATGCTGTTTTGGGCTTGGGAAAATTAag GTTCGAAGCTACGGACGATGATATTCGGCGTGCCTACCGAAAAATGGTATTGCAGCACCATCCCGACAAGCGTAAAGCAAAAGGGGAAGATGTTAAAACGGATGAGGATTATTTTACATGTATAACTAAAGCATATGAAACTTTAG GTACACCAAAAACCAGACGCTCATTTGACTCCGTTGATCCAGAATTCGATGACTCCTTCCCAACTCAGGCCGATATagataataatttttacaaatctttccaaaaatattttaacctaAATTCTAGATGGAGCGAGAAAAAGGGAGTGCCATCTTTTGGTGATGAAAATTCTGTACGAGAGGATGTTGAACGATTCTATAGTTTTTGGTATGATTTCAAGTCTTGGAGAGAGTTTAGTTATTTAGATGAAGAAGACAAAGAAAAGGGACAGGATCGTGATGAAAGAAGGTGGATTGAAAAAGAGAACAAAGCAGCACgtataaagagaaaaaaggaAGAAATGATGCGTATCCGAGCTCTTGTCGACTTGGCTTACAATAATGATAAacgtatacaaaaatttaagaatgaaGAAAAGGAGCGTAAGTTGGCAGCTAAAAGGGCAAAGATGGATGCTGTACAAGCACAAAAGGCAGAGCATGAAAGGGCAATTCGTGAGGCTCAATTGGCAAAAGAACGTGCTGAAAAGGCAGAACAAAAACGCATAGAACAAATACGCATAGAAAAGGAACAAATGAAAAAGGCCTTGAAGAAGGAACGCAAACTTTTACGTGATAAAGCTAAAGAAAGTAAGTACTTTGGTAATAACGATAAGGATGTTCTTAAGAATATGGAAGGAGTCGAAAAAATTTGTGAGACTTTTAACATATCAGAGCTACAAGAGTTGAACAAAAAAATGGTGGAAAAAAGTGCAAGAGATAGTTTTTTTGCTGCTCTTAAACAGgctgatttaaaaattaaagctgACTTGGACGAAATTAatcaattacaaaacaaaaatagaactgGACCTGTGAAAACAGAAAATATCGTTAAAGAAGTTAAAAAGGCCGAGCTGTGGAGCAATGAAAATGTTCAATTGTTGATCAAAGCAGTAAATTTGTTCCCTGCTGGTACATCTCAGCGATGGGATGTAATTGCTTCATTTATAAATCAACACTCGTCTGGTAACAGCAATGTATCAGCTCGAGACGTACTTAATAAGGCTAAAGCTTTACAAAATAgcgatttttcaaaaagttctcTCAAAACACAAGCTAATGCAAGCGCGTacgaaagttttgaaaaatcgaaaaaagatGTCGTTGTATCTTCTGATATAACCGTCAACTCTGAAGTTGCCAATACCGATAGCAGCAGTGACACCAAAGAAAATCAAACTAACGGCAACAACATTAGCAATTGTTCGAAAAGTACAACTCCCGGAAATGCAAATTCAATGAAATCATCGAAATCTTCCTCTGCTGCAACTGCAAAAACTTGGACGAAGGAGGAACAGGCTTTATTGGAACAAGCTATCAAGACTTATCCAATATCCACTCCGGATCGTTGGGATCGTATTGCTGAATGTATACCtaatagaacaaaaaaagaTTGTCTGCGTAGGGTCAAGGAGCTTGTCGAGTTGGTTAATTCCAAAAAAGAAGCCCAACAAGCAGTGAAATGa